The following proteins are co-located in the Prionailurus viverrinus isolate Anna chromosome A1, UM_Priviv_1.0, whole genome shotgun sequence genome:
- the FBXO4 gene encoding F-box only protein 4 isoform X6: protein MAGSEPRSGGSAPPPHHSDWSRLEAAILSGWRNFWQSVGKERAAPRASQEEADEEASTLTRLPIDVQLYILSFLSPHDLCQLGSTSHYWNETVRDPILWRYFLLRDLPSWSSVDWKSLPDLEILKKPISEVTDGAFFDYMAVYKMCCPYTRRSLKSSRPMYGAVTSFLHSLIIQNEPRFAMFGPGLEELNTSLVLSLMSSQELCPTAGLPQRQIDGIGSGVSFQLSNQHKFNILILYSTTRKERDRAREEHTSAVNKMFSLQNEGDDQQGSRYSVIPQIQKVCEVVDGFIYVANAEAHKSPGYRG, encoded by the exons ATGGCGGGAAGCGAGCCCCGCAGCGGAGGCAGCGCCCCGCCGCCGCACCACAGCGACTGGAGCCGGCTGGAGGCCGCCATCCTCAGCGGCTGGAGGAACTTCTGGCAGTCGGTGGGCAAGGAGAGAGCAGCGCCCAGGGCCTCTCAAGAGGAGGCGGACGAGGAGGCCAGTACCCTGACGCGGCTGCCG ATTGACGTACAGCtatatattttgtcatttctttcacCTCATGATCTGTGTCAGTTGGGAAGTACCAGCCATTATTGGAATGAAACTGTACGAGATCCAATTCTGTGGAGATATTTTCTGCTGCGGGATCTTCCTTCTTGGTCTTCCGTTGACTGGAAGTCTCTTCCAGATCTAGAAATCTTAAAAAAGCCTATATCTGAGGTCACTGATGGTGCATTTTTTGACTACATGGCAGT CTATAAAATGTGCTGTCCATATACAAGAAGATCCTTGAAATCTAGCCGTCCTATGTATGGAGCTGTCACGTCATTTTTACACTCATTGATCATTCAGAATGAACCACGATTTGCTATGTTTGGACCAGGTTTGGAAGAACTGAATACATCTTTGGTATTGAGCTTGATGTCTTCTCAGGAGCTTTGCCCAACAGCTGGCTTGCCTCAGAGGCAGATTGATG gtaTTGGATCAGGAGTCAGTtttcagttgagcaaccaacatAAATTCAACATCCTGATATTATATTCCACTACCAG AAAGGAAAGAGATAGAGCAAGAGAAGAACATACAAGTGCTGTTAACAAGATGTTCAGTCTACAGAATGAAGGAGATGATCAGCAAGGAAGCCGGTATAGTGTAATTCCACAAATTCAGAAGGTGTGTGAAGTTGTTGATGGGTTCATCTATGTTGCAAATGCTGAAGCTCATAAAA